The following proteins come from a genomic window of Diprion similis isolate iyDipSimi1 chromosome 8, iyDipSimi1.1, whole genome shotgun sequence:
- the LOC124408627 gene encoding arginine-glutamic acid dipeptide repeats protein isoform X2, with product MSAGTQGEIRVGPSHQELVSCQARLPEYRPGIPPGDLHPDPEFSKEREELRWVPAMALDGDLLMYLRAARSMAAFAGMCDGGSPDDGCVAASRDDTTINALDILHDSGYDPGRALQALVKCPVPKGIDKKWSEEETKRFVKGLRQFGKNFFRIRKDLLPHKDTPELVEFYYLWKKTPGANNNRPHRRRRQGSLRRIRNTRNSRAGTPKEEIPTPTKDTSPAAPNPKEPASEPETAPVGTPASNNPGGEVSSVTEDDNSEEDSDSRDTNTNGTAQSCQHCFSTSSKDYQIAGKDRLLLCAECRAHLKKTGELPPAPPYLFRPVPAESPDSPGRMRTRNKAKETPRPARSRRAGGTDTPDQEKQQQQQTPDKTKKKSSGKSETPRKGQKRPQADDPEEDKELQKRKRGERPESPSESLTTDSNSLMDEPERETEGETNDNHSVPVTVQVDEPPSPVLTTPEEPLEPTPVSTPVPAPIQSLPISVPVIHAIEKKPIIEELPETKEQLEEMPMMMNQPLKLVEVLPQIERNMSPVVEDSKEMIQPMNAGNQQPMNNVSDIGPSIRNLSQTSMVSTQNCAQNLQTLQVPPQPPQVMPLNMQHPPPNILASQNVPQNLSQNLHVPSNLPQNMGNPQNMVGPPSMGNPHSMQQNMSASSLNLSIPQNLSTNISQIPQLSNSPQPLGLPVLPPDIRMPERIPEDRMPQERHRDSRMLDRMSDRLQEQRQDGNGELDRPEPQNLFQSIPPPQGMMPLEKPPTIAPYSLVPTPPMEPQNLKIKQEIIPPEPDPLQSLKEVKVPGFQTGFPGPSLDNIKKDPDSSSKPPTPSKHPLVQNSQQVAQIQSVAASPTPSLPPPPTSIPQPVMHPSQQPSPHMAHPFHPHHPFIHHSLLAAMHPYHHGGMAYPGYPPVGSYPPFPTYPYGPVPHAIPPPSPQRSQESTTMMTAHHSSTSSSVTRDEGDNLIATHHHSSSMHQATTLHHDKLLTISSHSSHSHSHSQSSHSSHNQQRKPALVSACLTSSSSVHHHHRPPQLQPPIPPEPKPEPEMVEPEPEEPPSPRGPSPEPQMEDSECHRSQSAIFLRHWNRGENNSCTRTDLTFKPVPDSKLARKREERTRKEREREAERERDRAAAQQVRKMSTPEKQPEPCKPPSRGPLEPVVSPYDRYAARPGSYVDTPALRQLSEYARPHAAFSPARHPGPPDPMLHYMYGPVARERLELEHLEREKREREIRELRDRELNDRFKEELLKGGPRSIPGSVDPHWLEMHRRYAAAAGLAGPGPSGPPQALHQFSLYGAPPGPSQLERERLERLGIPTAAGGGPAGGGGGHPAHHHGQLDERLALAADPMVRLQMAGISPEYHAHTHAHTHAHTHLHLHPGQQQAAQQQAQQQQEAAAAAAGFPLPAAAGANYPRPGLMSRDPSLGLHPADLLGRPYAEMAVHQEQLQRHLMMERERYPHHPSFVAHHEDYLRQQRERELKVRALEEAARGSRP from the exons GAGTTGGTTTCTTGCCAGGCCCGGTTGCCTGAGTACAGGCCGGGCATCCCTCCTGGAGATCTTCATCCGGATCCTGAGTTCTCCAAAGAACGTGAGGAACTACGATGGGTCCCGGCCATGGCTTTGGACGGAGATCTGTTGATGTACTTAAGAGCTGCCCGATCTATGGCTGCCTTTGCAGGAATGTGTGACGGCGGATCTCCCGATGATGGTTGTGTAGCTGCCTCTCGCGACGACACCACGATCAACGCTCTGGACATTTTACATGACTCTGGCTATGACCCTGGCAGGGCACTTCAAGCACTAGTCAAATGTCCCGTACCCAAAGGGATCGACAAAAAGTGGTCCGAGGAAGAAACT AAACGTTTTGTAAAGGGTCTTCGTCAGTTTGGAAAGAATTTCTTCCGCATCAGGAAGGATTTACTGCCTCACAAAGATACG CCTGAACTAGTTGAGTTCTACTACCTGTGGAAGAAGACGCCTGGCGCGAATAATAATCGACCCCACAGGCGACGCAGGCAGGGTTCATTGCGCAGAATTCGCAACACCCGTAACTCTCGGGCTGGTACTCCCAAAGAGGAGATACCAACCCCGACAAAAGACACTTCTCCCGCAGCGCCGAACCCCAAGGAGCCGGCGTCCGAACCAGAGACAGCACCTGTCGGCACGCCAGCCAGCAATAATCCAGGTGGTGAAGTCAGCTCGGTTACGGAAGATGATAATTCGGAAGAGGACAGTGATTCCAGGGACACGAATACAAACGGAACTGCGCAATCCTGTCAACATTGCTTTTCGACCAGTTCAAAAGACTACCAAATCGCCGGTAAGGACAGGCTATTACTCTGCGCCGAATGTCGCGCGCATTTAAAGAAAACCGGAGAACTTCCACCTGCTCCTCCGTACCTCTTTCGCCCAGTGCCGGCCGAATCTCCTGACAGTCCAGGCAGGATGAGAACTCGCAACAAGGCCAAAGAGACGCCCAGACCCGCACGATCAAGGAGAGCCGGTGGAACTGACACACCTGATCAGGagaaacagcagcagcaacagacTCCGGacaagacgaagaaaaaatcatctgGTAAATCAGAGACGCCGAGGAAGGGACAGAAACGTCCGCAAGCCGATGATCCTGAGGAGGACAAGGAATTGCAAAAGCGTAAACGCGGCGAGAGGCCGGAAAGTCCGTCCGAATCTCTTACTACAGACAGTAACTCGTTAATGGATGAACCCGAGCGGGAGACCGAGGGTGAAACGAACGATAATCATTCGGTTCCGGTTACCGTCCAAGTCGACGAACCTCCCAGTCCCGTTTTAACCACGCCGGAAGAACCACTGGAGCCGACTCCAGTTTCGACGCCGGTTCCGGCACCCATTCAAAGTTTACCGATATCGGTTCCGGTTATTCACGCAATAGAAAAGAAACCGATCATAGAAGAATTGCCAGAGACCAAAGAACAGTTGGAGGAAATGCCGATGATGATGAACCAGCCTTTGAAATTGGTCGAGGTGCTTCCTCAAATAGAGAGAAACATGTCGCCGGTCGTCGAAGATTCCAAGGAAATGATTCAGCCCATGAATGCTGGCAACCAGCAGCCAATGAACAACGTCAGCGATATCGGTCCAAGTATACGAAATTTATCGCAAACCAGTATGGTGAGCACGCAGAATTGTGCGCAAAACTTGCAGACACTTCAGGTACCTCCTCAACCTCCGCAAGTCATGCCCCTAAACATGCAGCATCCCCCGCCGAATATACTGGCAAGCCAAAACGTGCCGCAGAATTTATCCCAAAATCTACACGTACCGTCAAATTTACCTCAAAACATGGGAAACCCACAGAACATGGTCGGCCCGCCAAGCATGGGAAATCCCCACAGCATGCAGCAGAACATGTCTGCGTCCTCGCTTAATCTTAGCATACCTCAAAACCTCTCCACCAACATTTCGCAGATACCGCAACTGTCGAATTCGCCGCAGCCCTTAGGCCTGCCCGTTTTACCTCCCGACATCAGAATGCCGGAGAGAATACCAGAGGATAGAATGCCTCAGGAGAGACACAGGGACAGCAGAATGCTTGACAGAATGTCAGATAGGCTGCAGGAGCAGCGACAGGACGGAAACGGAGAACTGGATAGACCCGAGCCTCAGAATTTATTCCAATCAATTCCTCCACCCCAGGGTATGATGCCCTTGGAGAAGCCTCCGACCATCGCGCCTTACTCATTGGTACCCACGCCCCCCATGGAGCCACAGAATTTGAAGATAAAGCAGGAAATCATTCCGCCCGAACCCGACCCGTTGCAGAGCTTGAAGGAGGTGAAAGTCCCTGGATTTCAAACTGGATTCCCCGGCCCAAGTTTGGACAACATCAAGAAAGATCCAGACAGTTCCAGCAAGCCTCCGACGCCCAGCAAACACCCTCTGGTGCAAAATAGCCAACAGGTTGCTCAGATTCAGTCGGTCGCCGCTTCCCCGACTCCGAGTTTGCCACCGCCACCGACGTCCATTCCGCAGCCAGTGATGCATCCCTCTCAGCAGCCGAGTCCACACATGGCTCACCCCTTCCATCCTCACCACCCGTTCATTCATCACTCGTTGTTAGCAGCCATGCATCCCTACCATCACGGAGGAATGGCTTACCCCGGTTATCCGCCCGTTGGATCGTATCCCCCATTTCCCACCTATCCATACGGCCCAGTTCCTCACGCTATTCCGCCGCCTTCTCCACAACGAAGCCAAGAGAGCACTACAATGATGACTGCTCATCACTCGAGCACCAGCTCCAGTGTTACTAGAGACGAGGGCGATAATTTGATCGCCACGCATCATCACTCGTCCAGCATGCATCAGGCAACGACATTGCATCACGACAAACTTCTGACTATATCCTCACACAGTTCGCACAGCCATTCGCATAGCCAATCTTCGCACAGTTCTCACAACCAACAACGCAAGCCCGCTCTAGTGTCGGCCTGTCTAACGTCCAGCAGCTCTGTccaccatcatcatcgtccACCTCAACTGCAGCCTCCCATTCCGCCGGAGCCGAAACCCGAGCCGGAAATGGTGGAGCCTGAGCCTGAGGAGCCTCCGAGTCCTCGAGGACCATCACCAGAGCCACAGATGGAGGATTCCGAGTGTCACAGATCTCAGTCGGCTATTTTTCTCCGGCATTGGAATCgaggtgaaaataattcttgCACTAGGACCGATCTCACATTCAAACCAGTGCCGGATTCAAAATTGGCAAGAAAACGTGAGGAGAGAACAAGGAAGGAAAGAGAACGTGAGGCGGAGAGGGAGCGAGACAGAGCAGCTGCTCAACAGGTTAGAAAAATGTCGACTCCTGAGAAACAGCCGGAGCCTTGCAAGCCACCAAGTCGAGGGCCTCTAGAACCTGTCGTATCTCCTTACGACCGCTATGCGGCTAGGCCAGGATCTTACGTCGACACCCCGGCGCTCAGGCAGTTGTCCGAATACGCGAGACCACACGCTGCGTTTTCCCCGGCAAGGCATCCTGGTCCACCTGATCCGATGCTGCACTACATGTACGGTCCAGTAGCAAGAGAGCGCCTCGAATTGGAACATCTGGAGCGGGAAAAGAGAGAGCGGGAAATCAGGGAACTCAGAGATCGCGAACTAAACGACAGGTTCAAGGAGGAACTGCTCAAGGGAGGCCCCAGGTCCATACCTGGCAGCGTGGATCCGCACTGGCTCGAAATGCATCGACGATACGCCGCTGCTGCTGGTCTCGCTGGTCCCGGTCCCTCTGGTCCTCCCCAAGCGTTGCATCAGTTCAGTCTCTACGGCGCTCCTCCAGGTCCTAGCCAGCTGGAGAGGGAACGTCTAGAACGATTAG GGATACCGACGGCAGCCGGCGGGGGGCCAgcagggggagggggtggtCATCCAGCTCACCACCACGGCCAGCTGGACGAGCGGCTGGCTCTGGCTGCTGACCCGATGGTCCGGTTGCAGATGGCTGGCATCTCGCCCGAGTATCACGCTCACACTCACGCGCATACGCACGCGCACACTCACTTGCACCTACATCCGGGACAGCAGCAGGCCGCTCAGCAACAGGCTCAGCAACAGCAGGAagcagctgctgctgccgctggaTTCCCCCTGCCTG CCGCCGCTGGCGCCAATTACCCCAGGCCAGGACTGATGTCTCGCGATCCCTCGCTAGGCCTGCATCCTGCCGATCTCCTTGGTCGACCCTACGCGGAAATGGCTGTGCATCAGGAACAGCTTCAGCGTCACTTGATGATGGAGCGTGAACGTTATCCTCATCATCCTTCATTTGTTGCCCATCATGAAGACTACCTAAG GCAACAACGCGAACGTGAGTTAAAGGTACGCGCTTTGGAAGAAGCTGCGCGAGGATCACGGCCTTGA